A genome region from Streptomyces sp. SAI-135 includes the following:
- a CDS encoding aldehyde dehydrogenase family protein: protein MSVDTSSTRKHLDRYPAPYLAIAGQRRTGGGRETFSVVNPTTGATLGALPLATATDLKDALAATREAFETWSALSVYARREVLHSAARWLRENKDEGATRIALELGKPFGEALTEVNLSASLLEWAADEALRAYGRIIPGRRPGLHLEARLRPVGPVYAVSSWNAPLNTPSRKVSGALAAGCSLVLKLSEQAPSTGLFLLEALDAAGAPAGLVQMVSGHGPDISDVLIPSDEIRMITVTGSVGLGRTLAAQAAGHLKPQILELGGHAPVVVHRDTDVAKVARGAARAKFRNVGQTCISPTRFLVHQDIHDRFVAEFVAETSRMTVGDPFADGTAIGPMQNEKQCAHIEGLIADAVERGAHLAAGGERLQDGSLFLAPTVLTGVPADARVRSVEPFGPLATVESYTALEEAVAAANSVSVGLAAYAFTASGPTAEYLATHLRAGNIVLNNWNASFPETPFGGVHDSGYGREGGVEGVRDFMTTVFVSNEY, encoded by the coding sequence ATGTCGGTCGACACCTCGTCCACCCGCAAGCACCTCGACCGCTACCCGGCCCCGTACCTGGCCATCGCAGGGCAGCGGCGCACCGGCGGGGGCCGCGAGACGTTCTCCGTGGTCAATCCGACCACCGGCGCCACGCTGGGCGCGCTGCCTCTGGCGACGGCGACGGACCTCAAAGACGCTCTCGCAGCCACCCGCGAAGCGTTCGAGACCTGGTCGGCCCTGAGCGTGTACGCGCGTCGAGAGGTGCTGCACTCCGCTGCCCGGTGGCTGCGTGAGAACAAGGACGAGGGTGCCACCCGCATCGCGCTGGAGCTGGGCAAGCCGTTCGGTGAAGCGCTCACCGAGGTGAACCTGTCCGCGTCGCTGCTCGAATGGGCCGCCGACGAGGCACTGCGCGCCTACGGCCGGATCATCCCGGGTCGCCGGCCCGGCCTGCACCTGGAGGCGCGGCTCAGGCCGGTCGGCCCGGTGTACGCGGTGTCCAGCTGGAACGCTCCGCTGAACACGCCGTCCCGCAAGGTGTCCGGAGCCCTGGCGGCGGGGTGCAGCCTCGTCCTCAAGCTCTCGGAGCAGGCGCCTTCGACGGGCTTGTTCCTGCTGGAAGCGCTGGACGCGGCGGGCGCACCCGCCGGGTTGGTGCAGATGGTGTCCGGCCACGGTCCCGACATCAGCGACGTGCTGATCCCCAGCGACGAAATCCGGATGATCACCGTGACCGGCTCGGTCGGGCTCGGCCGCACACTCGCCGCCCAGGCGGCCGGACACCTCAAGCCGCAGATCCTGGAACTCGGTGGACATGCCCCGGTGGTCGTGCACAGGGACACGGACGTGGCGAAGGTCGCGCGCGGCGCGGCTCGTGCCAAGTTCCGCAATGTGGGCCAGACATGCATCTCTCCGACCCGGTTCCTCGTACACCAGGACATCCACGACCGCTTTGTCGCCGAGTTCGTCGCGGAAACCTCTCGGATGACCGTCGGAGATCCTTTCGCGGACGGGACCGCCATCGGACCGATGCAGAACGAGAAGCAGTGCGCGCACATCGAGGGGCTGATCGCGGACGCCGTCGAGCGCGGCGCCCACCTGGCCGCCGGAGGCGAGCGGCTCCAGGACGGGAGCCTGTTCCTCGCACCCACAGTCCTCACCGGGGTCCCCGCGGATGCCCGCGTCCGGTCCGTCGAGCCGTTCGGCCCGCTCGCCACAGTGGAGTCGTACACGGCCCTTGAGGAAGCCGTGGCAGCGGCCAACTCCGTCAGTGTCGGCCTGGCCGCCTACGCTTTCACCGCGTCCGGCCCGACAGCCGAGTACCTCGCCACCCACCTCCGGGCGGGCAACATCGTGCTGAACAACTGGAATGCCTCGTTCCCCGAGACGCCGTTCGGCGGCGTCCATGACTCCGGCTACGGGCGCGAGGGCGGTGTCGAGGGCGTGCGGGACTTCATGACGACCGTATTCGTCAGCAACGAGTACTGA
- a CDS encoding carboxymuconolactone decarboxylase family protein, with protein sequence MAEPMADGEIADRIRARRGGDLRALDQALLYSPQIALGWNELLGAVRERSTLPGDLRELAILIVARINDAPYEWRAHAPLALGEGLTVEQVEWLREPVGPTPLTALQTAAVEFTETLTRDCRVPHDMFEQVRARLGDRGVVELALTVSAYNMVSRFLNAMAIA encoded by the coding sequence ATGGCAGAGCCGATGGCCGATGGGGAGATCGCGGACCGGATCCGCGCGCGGCGTGGCGGCGACCTGCGCGCGCTGGACCAGGCCCTGCTGTACTCCCCCCAGATCGCCCTGGGCTGGAACGAACTGCTCGGCGCGGTGCGCGAGCGGTCGACCCTGCCCGGCGATCTGCGCGAGCTGGCCATCCTCATCGTGGCGCGGATCAACGACGCACCGTACGAGTGGCGTGCTCATGCCCCCCTCGCGCTCGGCGAGGGACTCACCGTCGAACAGGTGGAATGGCTGCGCGAACCCGTCGGCCCCACCCCGTTGACCGCGCTGCAGACGGCGGCGGTGGAGTTCACTGAAACGCTGACGCGGGACTGCCGCGTTCCCCATGACATGTTCGAGCAGGTCCGCGCCCGGCTGGGAGACCGGGGCGTCGTGGAACTCGCGCTGACCGTCAGCGCTTACAACATGGTCTCGCGGTTCCTCAACGCGATGGCGATCGCATGA
- a CDS encoding SDR family NAD(P)-dependent oxidoreductase, which yields MSGRLHDKVAIVFGAGGEATGLGNGSSCASLFAREGARVVAADIDATALGTTEQRIKESGGTVLPIVCDALDAVSVQEVVDTAVRTYGRVDVLVNVVGGSRKGGAAELPPEEWQRQLDFNLGSVYRTCRAVLPVMTEQGSGSIVNYASTSGIRYTGSPQVAYASAKAGVISFTRVTAVQYAAHGIRCNTVIPGQLHTPLVESRLAAQRTGGDVTRLLAERAARIPLPWAGDGRDTAYAALFLASDESRFVTATEIVVDGGMSARCD from the coding sequence ATGAGCGGACGTCTCCACGACAAGGTGGCGATCGTCTTCGGCGCCGGCGGAGAGGCCACGGGTCTGGGCAACGGCAGCTCATGTGCGTCGCTGTTCGCCCGGGAGGGCGCACGCGTGGTGGCGGCGGACATCGACGCCACGGCACTGGGCACCACCGAGCAGCGGATCAAGGAGTCGGGCGGCACGGTGCTGCCGATCGTGTGCGACGCGCTCGACGCCGTATCCGTGCAGGAGGTGGTGGACACCGCGGTACGTACCTACGGCCGCGTCGATGTGCTGGTCAACGTGGTGGGCGGGTCACGCAAGGGCGGGGCGGCCGAGCTCCCGCCCGAGGAATGGCAGCGACAACTCGACTTCAACCTCGGCAGTGTCTACCGCACCTGCCGGGCTGTACTCCCCGTGATGACCGAGCAGGGCTCCGGCTCGATCGTCAACTACGCCTCGACCTCCGGGATCCGGTACACGGGCTCCCCCCAGGTCGCCTACGCCTCGGCCAAAGCAGGCGTGATCTCCTTCACTCGTGTGACGGCGGTGCAGTACGCGGCACACGGCATCCGCTGCAACACGGTGATCCCCGGACAGCTGCACACCCCGCTCGTCGAGTCCCGGCTCGCAGCCCAGCGGACCGGCGGGGACGTCACGCGACTGCTCGCCGAGCGCGCGGCGCGCATCCCGCTGCCCTGGGCCGGGGACGGCCGGGACACCGCCTACGCGGCGCTGTTCCTGGCTTCCGACGAGTCCCGGTTCGTCACCGCCACGGAGATCGTGGTGGACGGAGGGATGAGCGCCCGATGCGACTGA
- a CDS encoding IclR family transcriptional regulator C-terminal domain-containing protein, protein MSEERETASPHVITSVVKSLTLLQVFSDDIPRVTVSRAAELTGMTRPSARRILLTFVDQGFMYTDGREYWLSPKVMRLGFGYLSTLPFWETAQPHLRELATTLQESCSLATLDGDEVVYVIRVPVREGLLALNVGSRLPAHATSLGKALLATSRPETVERFLASGPFPALTENTITEASEMDAEFTRIRRRGYATANGERELGVRSAAAPVLGADGYSVAAINVTANSVRVSQQTLVEKYAPAVVRTAGAISATLGYRADPTP, encoded by the coding sequence ATGTCAGAAGAACGCGAGACTGCGTCGCCCCATGTCATCACATCCGTCGTGAAGTCGCTGACCTTGCTTCAGGTGTTCTCCGACGACATTCCGCGGGTGACGGTTTCTCGTGCGGCAGAGCTGACCGGCATGACCCGACCGAGCGCCCGGCGGATCCTGCTCACCTTCGTCGACCAGGGGTTCATGTACACGGACGGGCGTGAGTACTGGTTGAGCCCGAAGGTGATGCGGCTCGGGTTCGGATACTTGTCGACCTTGCCGTTCTGGGAGACGGCGCAACCGCATCTGCGGGAGCTGGCCACCACCCTGCAGGAGTCGTGTTCGCTCGCCACTTTGGACGGCGATGAGGTGGTCTACGTGATTCGAGTTCCCGTCCGGGAAGGACTCCTCGCCCTCAACGTGGGCTCGCGGCTGCCCGCCCACGCCACGTCCCTGGGCAAGGCCTTGCTCGCAACCAGTCGCCCGGAGACCGTCGAGCGGTTCCTGGCGTCCGGGCCGTTTCCCGCGCTCACCGAGAACACCATCACCGAAGCGAGTGAGATGGACGCGGAGTTCACGCGAATCCGCCGGCGTGGTTACGCGACGGCGAACGGTGAGCGGGAGCTGGGGGTCCGCTCGGCAGCGGCGCCGGTCCTCGGCGCCGACGGCTATTCGGTCGCGGCGATCAACGTCACGGCCAACTCCGTACGGGTGTCGCAGCAGACGCTGGTGGAGAAATACGCACCGGCGGTCGTCAGAACCGCCGGTGCGATCTCGGCAACGCTCGGCTACCGTGCGGATCCCACCCCGTAG
- a CDS encoding NAD(P)H-dependent oxidoreductase produces the protein MARLLYVDSSVFTEESVSKEIAKNFLDVWTQEHPGGEVVHRDLGSNPVLPVSRSAVLAEFTPADNRTPEQKEAAEKRYELMNEVLEADAFLFAVPMYNWGVPGSFKDWVDQVLVTGKTFGLDPLPLVGRPATAVLTYGGGYFPGAPNEGWDHVQPYLETLLVKALGLDVRFVVVQLTGVERMGLVDLIPQAKEFRAKGRQDAAAHAKEIAARFEEAAA, from the coding sequence ATGGCGCGTCTGCTGTACGTCGATTCCTCGGTGTTCACGGAGGAATCCGTGTCGAAGGAGATCGCCAAGAACTTCCTCGATGTCTGGACCCAGGAGCACCCGGGGGGCGAGGTCGTCCACCGCGACCTGGGCTCCAACCCGGTCCTTCCGGTGAGCCGGTCTGCGGTGCTGGCCGAGTTCACACCCGCCGACAACCGCACCCCGGAGCAGAAGGAAGCGGCAGAGAAGCGCTACGAGCTGATGAACGAGGTGCTCGAGGCGGACGCCTTCCTTTTCGCGGTGCCGATGTACAACTGGGGGGTGCCAGGGTCATTCAAGGACTGGGTCGACCAGGTCCTGGTGACCGGCAAGACCTTCGGCCTTGACCCGCTGCCGCTCGTCGGCCGCCCCGCGACCGCGGTGCTGACCTATGGCGGTGGCTACTTCCCCGGCGCCCCGAACGAGGGTTGGGACCACGTACAGCCGTACCTGGAGACACTGCTGGTCAAGGCCCTCGGTCTTGACGTGCGTTTCGTCGTGGTCCAGCTCACCGGCGTCGAACGCATGGGTTTGGTCGATCTGATCCCGCAGGCCAAGGAGTTCCGCGCCAAGGGCCGCCAGGACGCCGCGGCCCACGCCAAGGAGATCGCCGCACGCTTCGAGGAGGCCGCGGCCTGA
- a CDS encoding MFS transporter, with translation MEPTVNNVMSPGSDTGTAVPPGPGRIVRQKPAKTLTAAICGTVVEYYDFGIYGYMATMLGALFFVSSDPNAELLGTFATFAVAFFLRLPGGVFFGHMGDRYGRKRALSWTILLMVLSTALIGVLPTHVTLGIWATVLLVLTRCLQGFAAGGELSGANAFVAESAPAHRRATFTSLVNTGTYLGSILASLVALAATSWFPAETITDWAWRLPFLLSLPIGVVGLWIRSQLEDTPEFQRTQDNGETADLPIKELFRTSGTTIVRIACLGAVITGGYYLSSVYAATYLQTVGGHSPRTAFLSTSLALVVGCLCMPISGMLSDRFGRKPVLAIGSVASGVAAYPMFALMAQEAVWPAITAQCVLMALVSLVNGSAFTTFAEMLKTSVRYSGIAFGNNISNSLLGGTAPFIATWLITVSDNNLSPTFYFIFCAAVSTIAALTLRETKGIDLHHD, from the coding sequence ATGGAGCCGACCGTCAACAACGTCATGAGCCCAGGCAGTGATACCGGGACGGCTGTCCCGCCGGGGCCGGGGAGGATCGTACGGCAGAAACCGGCCAAGACCCTGACCGCCGCGATCTGCGGCACCGTCGTCGAGTACTACGACTTCGGGATCTACGGCTATATGGCCACCATGCTGGGGGCCCTGTTCTTCGTCTCCTCAGACCCGAACGCCGAGCTTCTCGGCACCTTCGCGACGTTCGCGGTGGCGTTCTTCCTCCGGCTCCCCGGTGGTGTCTTCTTCGGTCACATGGGCGACCGCTACGGCCGCAAGCGCGCACTGTCGTGGACCATCCTGCTCATGGTGCTGTCGACCGCACTGATCGGCGTCCTGCCGACACACGTGACGCTCGGCATCTGGGCCACAGTCCTGCTGGTCCTCACCCGCTGCCTGCAAGGGTTTGCCGCGGGCGGAGAACTCTCGGGCGCCAACGCTTTCGTCGCCGAGTCGGCGCCGGCGCACCGCCGAGCCACGTTCACCTCCCTGGTGAACACCGGCACCTACCTCGGCTCGATCCTCGCATCCCTCGTCGCGTTGGCCGCGACCAGCTGGTTTCCCGCCGAGACCATCACCGACTGGGCCTGGCGGCTCCCGTTCCTGCTGTCCCTGCCGATCGGCGTCGTCGGGCTGTGGATCCGGAGTCAGCTTGAGGACACCCCCGAGTTCCAGCGGACCCAGGACAACGGCGAAACCGCGGATCTCCCCATCAAGGAGCTGTTCCGCACATCCGGCACCACGATCGTGAGGATCGCCTGTCTTGGCGCGGTGATCACCGGCGGGTACTACCTCTCCAGCGTGTACGCGGCGACCTACCTGCAGACCGTGGGCGGGCACTCGCCGCGGACGGCCTTCCTGTCCACCAGTCTCGCCCTCGTCGTCGGCTGTCTGTGCATGCCGATCTCCGGCATGCTCTCGGACCGCTTCGGCCGCAAACCCGTCCTCGCGATCGGCAGCGTGGCCTCCGGCGTGGCGGCGTACCCGATGTTCGCGCTGATGGCCCAGGAGGCGGTGTGGCCGGCCATCACCGCACAGTGCGTCCTGATGGCCCTCGTGTCACTGGTCAACGGATCCGCGTTCACCACCTTCGCCGAGATGCTGAAGACCTCGGTGCGCTACAGCGGCATCGCCTTCGGGAACAACATCTCGAACTCGCTGCTCGGCGGCACTGCACCGTTCATCGCGACATGGCTGATCACGGTCTCCGACAACAACCTGTCGCCCACGTTCTACTTCATTTTCTGTGCGGCGGTGAGCACCATAGCGGCACTCACCCTTCGTGAGACCAAGGGCATCGACCTGCACCACGACTGA
- a CDS encoding amidohydrolase family protein, with product MRLNDHDVVDLGPHEVSLPPDPEPRRPTLALPPGAWDMHCHVIGPVSRFPYARGARSTPPDATAEDLGRLHAALGIERTLIVQSVAHGSDHRVLLDALRKGEGRHRGVALLTPEVTEAELDVLHEAGVRGMRVHFLPELADVPTPAELDRLAAIARARDWHIELHLMGADVLDHEDVIASLGARVVIDHMARFDLASSAADARLAALLRLLDAGHVWVKLSGIDRLSIEPPPFTDAVGVARTLTAHAPERTLWGTDFPHPQSRGWTPSDAYRAELIEQFAPTEGDRRRLLVENPLTFLNAT from the coding sequence ATGCGACTGAACGATCACGACGTCGTCGACCTGGGCCCGCACGAGGTGTCGCTGCCGCCGGACCCGGAACCGCGACGCCCCACGCTCGCCCTCCCGCCCGGCGCATGGGACATGCACTGCCATGTGATCGGGCCAGTATCGCGCTTTCCCTATGCGCGGGGCGCCCGCTCCACTCCGCCGGACGCGACCGCCGAGGACCTGGGACGACTGCATGCCGCGCTGGGCATAGAACGGACCCTCATCGTGCAGTCCGTGGCGCACGGCTCGGACCACCGTGTGCTGCTGGACGCCCTGCGCAAGGGCGAGGGCCGCCACCGCGGTGTCGCCCTGCTGACCCCCGAGGTGACCGAGGCGGAACTCGACGTACTGCACGAGGCCGGTGTACGCGGGATGCGGGTGCACTTCCTGCCTGAGCTGGCCGACGTGCCCACCCCGGCCGAACTCGACCGGCTCGCGGCGATCGCGCGAGCCCGCGACTGGCACATCGAGCTGCACCTCATGGGCGCCGACGTACTCGACCACGAGGACGTGATCGCGTCGCTCGGTGCCCGCGTCGTGATCGACCACATGGCCCGCTTCGACCTCGCCTCCAGCGCGGCGGACGCTCGCCTCGCCGCGCTGCTACGGCTGCTCGACGCCGGCCACGTCTGGGTCAAGCTCAGCGGAATCGACCGGCTGAGCATCGAACCGCCACCATTCACCGATGCCGTCGGCGTCGCCAGAACCCTCACGGCACACGCTCCTGAGCGAACGCTCTGGGGCACCGACTTTCCCCACCCGCAAAGCCGCGGATGGACTCCTTCCGATGCCTACCGCGCCGAACTGATCGAGCAGTTCGCGCCCACCGAGGGCGACCGCAGACGCCTTCTCGTCGAAAATCCCCTGACCTTCCTGAACGCCACCTGA
- a CDS encoding NAD(P)-binding domain-containing protein — protein MSEVTIGVCGLGNMGLQVARRAATVRPGPCFDVSEAARANAAAEGLQPTAELSDLSGCDVVVLCLPRSDISLDTARRLAELLEKGSVVIETSTVSPNDIAAMEAYLEPKGIRVIDAAIISGVPAMAAGTSTMLVGADEHSAGELVVQIINALSAKVTWLGRPRAAMAMKVIHNAVAHATMVTLSEARAMGLPYGITEEMLVEMLRGEEAGLLRPLLHRIGERVPARDYAGGMSLEAARKDSLLALAMAAEWRVPLYSIGATHTAFENAVGRFNGRDDYAVIAELWTRPQDGERD, from the coding sequence ATGAGTGAAGTGACCATCGGCGTCTGCGGCTTGGGCAACATGGGCCTGCAGGTCGCACGGCGTGCCGCCACCGTACGGCCCGGCCCCTGCTTCGACGTCAGCGAGGCGGCGCGGGCGAACGCCGCGGCAGAGGGCCTGCAGCCGACCGCGGAGCTGTCCGACCTGTCCGGCTGCGACGTCGTCGTGCTCTGCCTGCCGCGCTCCGACATCTCCCTCGACACGGCGCGCCGGCTCGCCGAGCTGCTGGAGAAGGGGTCCGTCGTCATCGAGACAAGCACCGTGAGCCCTAACGACATCGCCGCGATGGAGGCCTACCTGGAGCCCAAGGGAATCCGGGTGATCGACGCGGCGATCATCTCAGGCGTCCCGGCCATGGCCGCCGGTACGTCGACGATGCTCGTCGGCGCCGACGAGCATTCCGCGGGCGAACTGGTCGTACAGATCATCAACGCCCTCAGCGCCAAGGTGACCTGGCTCGGTCGCCCCCGGGCCGCCATGGCCATGAAGGTCATCCACAACGCCGTCGCACACGCGACCATGGTGACGCTTTCGGAAGCGCGGGCCATGGGCCTGCCCTATGGCATCACCGAGGAGATGCTGGTCGAGATGCTCCGCGGCGAAGAGGCGGGCCTGCTTCGACCGCTGCTCCACCGCATCGGCGAGCGTGTCCCCGCCCGAGACTACGCCGGCGGCATGTCGCTGGAAGCGGCGCGCAAGGACTCGTTGCTGGCCCTGGCGATGGCAGCCGAGTGGCGCGTCCCGCTCTACTCGATCGGCGCGACCCACACCGCCTTCGAGAACGCCGTCGGCCGGTTCAACGGACGTGACGACTACGCGGTGATCGCCGAGCTGTGGACACGGCCGCAGGACGGCGAGCGGGACTGA